The Impatiens glandulifera chromosome 8, dImpGla2.1, whole genome shotgun sequence genome includes a window with the following:
- the LOC124912515 gene encoding zinc finger protein CONSTANS-LIKE 4-like, which yields MGKFFPVAAWGMMTAAKSCDSCKSAAAILFCRTDSAFLCVGCDSRHHQISSSAARQVKHERVWMCEVCEQAPASFTCRADAAALCITCDRDIHSANPLASRHERLPVTSFYETAESVLLKSSIAATFNSGESQPDPSLKICPDTMFCDNDQYLDFDSYSSLSLQNCGSDSVVPVQHQIKSTNSPPPAMINPTGPADRYFEIDFSNPQSISHSVSTSSMDVGVVPEGSSISEISYPLGKIIGSGFDLDGSMNPIPAQGSDRQARVMRYREKRKNRKFEKTIRYASRKAYAETRPRIKGRFAKRTDAGPDEMDPIFISGSSACFMGGYGVVPSF from the exons ATGGGCAAGTTTTTCCCGGTGGCGGCATGGGGGATGATGACAGCAGCTAAATCCTGCGATTCATGCAAATCCGCAGCTGCCATCCTTTTCTGCCGTACAGACTCTGCTTTTCTTTGCGTCGGATGTGATTCCAGGCACCACCAGATTTCTTCATCGGCGGCGCGTCAGGTTAAGCACGAGCGTGTATGGATGTGTGAGGTTTGTGAACAAGCTCCGGCAAGTTTCACTTGCCGTGCTGATGCAGCAGCTCTTTGCATCACCTGCGACCGTGACATCCATTCCGCTAACCCCTTAGCAAGCCGTCATGAGCGTCTTCCGGTTACTTCTTTCTATGAAACAGCTGAATCCGTCCTTCTTAAATCTTCAATCGCCGCCACCTTCAACTCCGGCGAATCCCAACCTGACCCGTCACTTAAAATATGCCCAGATACTATGTTTTGTGACAATGATCAATATCTTGACTTTGATAGTTACAGTAGCCTCTCTCTCCAGAACTGTGGGAGCGACAGCGTGGTTCCTGTTCAACATCAAATCAAAAGCACAAATTCTCCGCCGCCGGCGATGATCAATCCTACCGGACCGGCGGATCGCTATTTCGAGATTGATTTCTCTAACCCTCAATCTATAAGTCACAGC GTCTCTACTTCGTCCATGGACGTCGGAGTTGTGCCGGAGGGAAGCTCTATATCGGAGATATCGTATCCTTTAGGCAAGATTATTGGATCGGGTTTTGATTTAGACGGGTCAATGAACCCGATTCCAGCTCAGGGTAGTGATAGACAGGCTAGAGTTATGAGATACAGAGAGAAACGAAAGAACCGGAAGTTTGAGAAAACGATCCGATACGCATCGAGAAAGGCCTACGCGGAGACCCGACCAAGAATCAAGGGTCGGTTTGCTAAACGAACCGATGCGGGTCCGGATGAAATGGACCCGATATTCATATCCGGGTCGTCCGCTTGTTTCATGGGTGGATACGGTGTTGTTCCTTCGTTCTGA